Proteins found in one Polyangiaceae bacterium genomic segment:
- a CDS encoding radical SAM protein, with protein sequence MSAELRARLERVRAAIRRSPDPLADPLALDFEPRSGRWQRENWQRFVTAAREGRVHDRVVLYVHLPFCAKICSYCLLSAQRPESKQSLARYVEAVVRELRRHGELFEGVPIAALHVGGGTPTLLSAPDLDRILGEAERAFARTPDFVADIEAHPTTTTEEKLAVAARRGIRRVSFGVESFTPRVLELVNRSDQTRERLVSAVESAKRAGLSVNLDLLAGLPGETLESFEESLRLALALGADALSVNRYLSEGSPLADAGYVPGDDAIVLASAMLARADEIIRAEALPLYPLPGPEPPLWGTQYLFVHEGERGYSQQDMIDPGSVLAIGHGGMGRIHAGYHFIAAGDVGSYTSAVLAGEAPDVLACSSDLRFEMAFFATERASRGGLDDASFRSIFRRGLGSVFGAELAFLSSEGLLQERDGSYRKPSRRDFDSTHLLAFLADRRAAPGGVQPREPSADEYSRVGAELPPALIWCRLAMRAARAARRGKAP encoded by the coding sequence GTGAGCGCCGAGCTCCGTGCCCGACTCGAACGCGTGCGAGCGGCCATCCGGCGCTCGCCGGATCCGCTGGCCGATCCGCTGGCGCTCGACTTCGAGCCGCGCTCCGGGCGCTGGCAGCGCGAGAACTGGCAGCGCTTCGTCACGGCGGCCCGCGAAGGGCGCGTCCACGATCGGGTGGTGCTCTACGTTCACCTGCCCTTCTGCGCGAAGATCTGCTCGTACTGCCTGCTCTCCGCCCAGCGACCGGAGAGCAAGCAGTCCTTGGCCCGCTACGTGGAGGCGGTCGTGCGCGAGCTCCGGCGTCATGGCGAGCTGTTCGAGGGCGTTCCCATCGCCGCGCTCCACGTGGGCGGCGGAACCCCGACGCTGCTCTCCGCGCCCGATCTCGATCGCATCCTGGGCGAGGCCGAGCGCGCCTTCGCGCGCACGCCGGATTTCGTCGCCGACATCGAGGCGCACCCGACGACCACCACGGAGGAGAAGCTCGCGGTCGCGGCGAGGCGCGGGATCCGCCGGGTGAGCTTCGGGGTCGAGAGCTTCACTCCGCGGGTGCTCGAGTTGGTGAACCGCAGCGATCAGACGCGCGAGCGGCTGGTGTCCGCGGTGGAGAGCGCGAAGCGCGCGGGCCTGTCCGTGAACCTGGACCTGCTCGCGGGGCTCCCCGGCGAGACCCTGGAGTCCTTCGAAGAGTCGCTGAGGCTCGCCCTCGCCCTCGGCGCCGACGCGCTCAGCGTGAATCGCTACCTGAGCGAGGGCTCGCCGCTCGCCGACGCCGGCTACGTCCCAGGTGACGATGCGATCGTGCTCGCCAGCGCCATGCTCGCGCGCGCCGACGAGATCATCCGCGCCGAGGCACTCCCGCTGTATCCGCTGCCCGGGCCGGAGCCTCCGCTCTGGGGCACGCAGTATCTGTTCGTGCACGAGGGCGAGCGCGGGTACTCCCAACAAGACATGATCGATCCCGGCTCCGTCCTGGCGATCGGGCACGGCGGGATGGGCCGGATCCACGCCGGCTATCACTTCATCGCCGCCGGCGACGTGGGAAGCTACACCAGCGCCGTCCTCGCCGGCGAAGCGCCGGACGTCCTGGCTTGCTCGAGTGACCTCCGCTTCGAGATGGCTTTCTTCGCGACCGAGCGCGCCAGCCGCGGCGGCCTCGACGACGCGAGCTTCCGCAGCATCTTCCGGCGTGGCCTCGGCTCGGTGTTCGGGGCAGAGCTCGCGTTCCTCTCGTCCGAGGGGCTGTTGCAGGAGCGCGACGGCTCGTATCGAAAGCCCTCGCGGCGCGACTTCGACTCGACGCACTTGCTGGCGTTTCTCGCGGATCGACGCGCAGCCCCTGGCGGCGTGCAACCGCGCGAGCCGTCGGCCGACGAGTACTCACGCGTCGGTGCCGAGCTTCCGCCTGCCCTGATCTGGTGCCGGCTGGCGATGCGCGCGGCCCGCGCGGCCCGCCGGGGGAAGGCTCCTTGA
- a CDS encoding radical SAM protein produces MQPNRVIWVLTSACPSRCSYCDIESQQKLSELAADEVARVASEIRAAGFREVIFVGGEPLLSPALPAALAALGPSIDKAVFSGGIPGDPLRWIEPLRGADRLVVSIDAADATENDRVRGREGITRALLALLDAAREQLPRLYWSSNTVVSKHNVGRVAEVWELLRERKPTGFALTLAGDNFEGSPLAHLASKTWLEKLYFEIVPPLARSVRAARADFVMLPVPLPLLEAGVPPERWDEAAVVSSEAVRAELARFSRGEHNRSFVERHGCPLVGRDLTVGVAGDVHPCSQAPIIKREFALGNVRERSLASLLGGPELAEFARGLPHAPCTRCWAPSNVPRPVLRGLFPRLPA; encoded by the coding sequence ATGCAGCCGAACCGAGTCATCTGGGTCCTGACCTCGGCCTGCCCGAGCCGCTGCTCGTATTGCGACATCGAGAGCCAGCAGAAGCTCTCGGAGCTGGCCGCGGACGAGGTCGCGCGGGTGGCCTCCGAGATCCGCGCTGCCGGCTTTCGGGAGGTGATCTTCGTCGGTGGCGAGCCCTTGCTGTCGCCAGCGCTGCCGGCGGCGCTCGCGGCGCTCGGCCCCTCGATCGACAAGGCGGTGTTCAGCGGCGGGATCCCGGGAGATCCCCTGCGCTGGATCGAGCCGCTCAGGGGCGCGGATCGACTCGTCGTCTCGATCGATGCGGCCGACGCGACCGAGAACGATCGGGTGCGGGGGCGCGAGGGCATCACCCGAGCGTTGCTCGCGCTGCTCGACGCCGCGAGAGAGCAGCTCCCGAGGTTGTACTGGTCTTCGAACACGGTGGTCTCGAAGCACAACGTCGGCCGCGTCGCCGAGGTGTGGGAGCTCCTCCGCGAGAGGAAGCCCACCGGCTTCGCGCTCACGCTGGCGGGGGACAACTTCGAGGGGAGCCCTTTGGCGCACCTGGCATCGAAGACCTGGCTCGAGAAGCTGTACTTCGAGATCGTCCCACCGCTCGCGCGAAGCGTGCGCGCCGCGCGGGCGGACTTCGTGATGCTGCCGGTGCCGCTGCCGCTGCTCGAGGCGGGCGTGCCGCCGGAGCGCTGGGACGAGGCAGCCGTCGTGAGCTCGGAAGCCGTCCGCGCCGAGCTCGCGCGCTTCTCGCGCGGAGAGCACAATCGCTCGTTCGTGGAGCGCCACGGCTGCCCGCTGGTCGGGCGCGATCTGACCGTCGGAGTCGCGGGCGACGTCCATCCGTGCAGTCAGGCTCCGATCATCAAGCGCGAATTCGCGCTCGGTAACGTGCGCGAGCGCTCGCTCGCGAGCTTGCTCGGTGGCCCCGAGCTCGCGGAGTTCGCGCGCGGCTTGCCCCACGCGCCTTGCACGCGCTGCTGGGCTCCGTCCAACGTGCCTCGGCCGGTGCTCCGGGGGCTGTTTCCGAGGCTGCCCGCGTGA